A genomic stretch from Bordetella sp. N includes:
- the acnA gene encoding aconitate hydratase AcnA has protein sequence MGNTYADLTSTLAIGDSLYTITDLQAVAGPLLPRLPVVLRLMLENVSRNTQGAERDEAVRALLDWLEEGRSEAEIPFQPARVLMHDTTSTPALVDIAAMRDELAEAGADPASLSPLLPVEVSVDHSLAVEAYARPDAADINMSYEIRRNQERYRFLRWASRSLDGVNINPPGTGIMHTINLEQLATVVTTSVDAEGRHWAAPDMMIGTDSHTPMINGIGVLGWGVGGLEAQTVMFGMPTMLRIPDVIGVELTGSLQPGATATDLALTVTQRLRGIGVSGEFVEFFGPGVATLTAGERSVVANMAPEYGATTGYFPVDDQTLAYLRQTGRPEAAIEMVRAYMQRTGLWFDAQARPRYTKTLTIALDKIGMHAAGPRRPQDLLLHSDIPRVLGEQGFEPATGSNLPAFPIAIAAITSCTNTSDPALLITAALVARKARKFGLKVPPWVKTSLGPGSPAAAAYLARAGFIEDLTAVGFDIVGYGCTTCIGNSGPLPDVIAAAAKARQIRPVAVLSGNRNFPGRIHPDLDLGFLMSPPLVVAYAISGDASRALEQEPVGYAPTGAAVYLNDLWPSRTEVDEALAQAIDPTDFKRCFEIAQRNPLWHQLEVGDDARFAWDPKSTTLRRPPFASLKYGSQLGTYSAYPLLIVGDDITTDHISPASAIPPDSLVADFLVERGDARDDLNVFASRRGNWEVMMRAAFHSKTLRNELAPDAPVAHTLHVPSGEILPIWEAADRYRDAGLSTVLVAGERYGTGSSRDWAAKGQRLLGIRAVLASSFERIHRSNLIGMGILPLRFPAGVGPAQLDLQPGDRITVHAESIQPRCAVEVKIERGSAGHDGGSVETLAMVAAVETQLEVELLANGGVIPTILRQRLQTAARA, from the coding sequence ATGGGAAACACCTATGCCGACCTCACGTCCACGCTTGCAATTGGGGACAGTCTCTACACGATCACCGATCTGCAGGCCGTGGCCGGTCCCTTGCTGCCGCGGCTGCCGGTGGTGCTGCGCCTGATGCTGGAGAACGTCTCGCGCAATACGCAGGGCGCGGAGCGTGACGAGGCCGTGCGGGCCTTGCTCGACTGGCTGGAGGAGGGCCGCAGCGAGGCCGAGATTCCTTTCCAGCCCGCGCGCGTCCTGATGCATGACACGACAAGCACGCCGGCCCTGGTCGACATCGCCGCCATGCGGGATGAGCTGGCCGAAGCGGGCGCGGACCCCGCGTCCTTGAGTCCGCTGCTGCCGGTGGAGGTGTCCGTCGATCACTCGCTGGCGGTCGAGGCCTATGCGCGGCCGGACGCCGCCGACATCAACATGTCCTACGAGATCCGCCGCAACCAGGAGCGCTATCGCTTCTTGCGGTGGGCCTCACGGTCGCTGGACGGAGTAAATATCAACCCACCGGGTACCGGCATCATGCACACCATCAATCTGGAGCAACTGGCCACGGTGGTGACGACGTCGGTGGATGCCGAGGGCAGGCACTGGGCCGCGCCGGACATGATGATCGGTACCGACAGCCACACGCCCATGATCAACGGCATCGGCGTGCTGGGCTGGGGCGTGGGGGGCCTGGAGGCGCAGACGGTGATGTTCGGCATGCCGACCATGCTGCGCATTCCCGACGTGATCGGGGTGGAGTTGACGGGCAGTTTGCAGCCGGGCGCCACGGCGACGGATCTGGCGCTGACCGTCACGCAACGCTTGCGCGGCATCGGCGTGTCCGGCGAATTCGTCGAGTTCTTCGGACCCGGTGTCGCCACGCTGACGGCCGGTGAGCGCAGCGTCGTCGCCAATATGGCGCCCGAGTACGGCGCGACCACGGGGTATTTTCCGGTTGATGACCAAACCTTGGCATATCTACGCCAGACAGGCCGGCCCGAGGCGGCCATCGAAATGGTGCGCGCCTATATGCAGCGCACGGGCCTGTGGTTCGACGCTCAGGCGCGGCCGCGTTATACCAAGACCCTGACCATCGCCTTGGACAAGATAGGCATGCACGCCGCGGGCCCGCGCCGGCCGCAGGATCTGCTGCTGCATTCGGACATCCCGCGGGTATTGGGCGAGCAAGGCTTCGAGCCGGCCACCGGCAGCAATTTGCCGGCTTTCCCGATTGCCATCGCCGCCATCACCAGTTGCACCAATACCTCCGATCCCGCGCTGCTGATTACCGCCGCGCTCGTCGCCCGCAAGGCGCGCAAGTTCGGCTTGAAGGTGCCGCCGTGGGTGAAGACGTCCTTGGGGCCGGGGTCGCCCGCGGCCGCTGCCTACCTGGCGCGGGCCGGTTTCATCGAGGACCTCACCGCGGTGGGTTTCGATATCGTCGGCTACGGCTGTACGACCTGCATCGGTAACTCGGGACCGCTGCCGGACGTCATCGCCGCCGCGGCCAAGGCGCGGCAGATACGTCCGGTCGCCGTGCTGTCCGGCAACCGCAATTTCCCTGGACGCATCCATCCGGACCTGGATTTGGGTTTCCTGATGTCGCCACCCTTGGTGGTGGCCTACGCGATTTCGGGTGATGCAAGTCGCGCGCTGGAACAGGAGCCGGTGGGGTACGCGCCAACTGGCGCTGCCGTTTATCTGAACGATCTGTGGCCGTCGCGGACCGAGGTCGACGAAGCGCTGGCGCAAGCCATCGACCCCACGGATTTCAAACGCTGCTTCGAGATTGCGCAGCGCAATCCGCTGTGGCATCAGTTGGAAGTCGGCGACGACGCGCGCTTCGCGTGGGATCCCAAGTCGACGACTTTACGCCGGCCGCCGTTCGCTTCGCTGAAGTACGGCAGTCAATTGGGCACGTACAGCGCCTACCCGTTGTTGATCGTCGGCGACGACATCACCACGGACCATATCTCGCCGGCTAGCGCGATCCCGCCCGATAGCCTGGTGGCCGATTTCCTGGTCGAGCGAGGCGATGCGCGCGATGACTTGAACGTGTTCGCCTCCCGCCGCGGCAATTGGGAAGTGATGATGCGCGCGGCCTTCCATAGCAAGACCTTGCGCAACGAACTTGCCCCGGATGCCCCGGTGGCCCACACCCTGCATGTGCCTTCGGGTGAAATCCTTCCTATCTGGGAGGCCGCGGACCGTTATCGCGACGCGGGCCTGTCGACCGTGCTGGTGGCCGGCGAACGCTACGGCACGGGGTCTTCGCGCGATTGGGCGGCCAAGGGCCAGCGGCTGCTGGGTATTCGCGCGGTGTTGGCGTCCAGCTTCGAGCGCATCCACCGCTCGAACCTGATCGGTATGGGCATCCTGCCGTTGCGCTTTCCTGCGGGTGTCGGACCGGCGCAACTGGACTTGCAGCCTGGGGATCGCATCACGGTCCACGCGGAGTCCATTCAGCCGCGTTGTGCGGTTGAGGTGAAGATAGAACGCGGGAGTGCCGGCCACGACGGCGGGAGCGTCGAAACCCTCGCCATGGTGGCCGCCGTGGAAACGCAACTCGAAGTAGAGCTATTGGCGAATGGTGGCGTGATTCCCACCATCCTGCGTCAACGTCTGCAAACCGCTGCCCGGGCGTAA
- a CDS encoding tripartite tricarboxylate transporter substrate binding protein, translated as MRSLVLGTVLATALNFTAFAHTASAANGGKGPSGYPGRPITLVVPFAPGGGSDNIARYIASRLNARTGGNIIIDNRPGAGTNIGNEYAARAAADGYTLLFGQVTLSINPYIYPKLRYDVAKDFAPIGQIATSPTVLLVSAASGMKDVKDFVAYAKAHAGQVNYGSGGTGTSVHLAGQLFSTVAKLDMTHVPYKGSGPAMVDLMGGQIQAMFDTAPSALPQAAGGKVRALAVTGPARLSGLPDVPTFAQAGYPAFDAPVWYGLLAPAGTPAPIVTYLNEQLNLILDEPETHERLAQLGSVPAKGSPKDFSAFIAKESERWRAVVQSAKVTVD; from the coding sequence ATGCGTTCATTGGTCCTGGGCACGGTGCTGGCCACCGCCCTGAATTTCACCGCTTTCGCTCATACGGCCAGCGCGGCTAATGGGGGCAAGGGCCCGTCCGGCTATCCCGGCCGTCCCATCACCCTGGTCGTGCCTTTCGCACCGGGTGGCGGCAGCGACAACATCGCGCGTTATATCGCCTCGCGCCTGAACGCGCGCACCGGCGGCAACATCATCATCGACAACCGTCCCGGCGCCGGCACCAACATCGGCAATGAATATGCGGCACGTGCCGCCGCCGACGGGTACACGCTGCTGTTCGGCCAGGTCACCCTGTCGATCAACCCCTACATCTATCCCAAGCTGCGCTACGACGTGGCCAAGGATTTCGCACCGATAGGCCAGATCGCGACATCGCCCACGGTCTTGCTGGTCAGTGCCGCCAGCGGAATGAAGGATGTCAAGGATTTCGTCGCCTACGCCAAGGCGCATGCCGGGCAGGTGAACTATGGCTCAGGCGGGACCGGGACATCGGTCCATCTGGCCGGCCAGCTGTTCTCGACGGTGGCCAAGCTGGACATGACCCACGTGCCCTACAAAGGCAGCGGCCCGGCGATGGTGGACCTGATGGGCGGTCAGATCCAGGCCATGTTCGATACCGCGCCATCGGCCCTGCCCCAGGCCGCAGGCGGCAAGGTACGCGCCCTGGCGGTCACGGGGCCCGCACGGCTGTCCGGACTCCCGGACGTGCCCACCTTCGCCCAGGCTGGCTATCCGGCCTTCGATGCGCCCGTCTGGTACGGATTGCTGGCGCCCGCCGGCACACCCGCGCCCATCGTCACGTACTTGAACGAACAGCTCAATCTGATCCTGGACGAGCCGGAAACGCACGAGCGCCTGGCGCAGCTGGGATCGGTTCCGGCCAAGGGCAGCCCGAAGGACTTCAGCGCCTTCATCGCCAAGGAATCGGAACGCTGGCGCGCGGTGGTGCAGAGCGCGAAGGTGACGGTGGATTAG
- a CDS encoding isocitrate/isopropylmalate dehydrogenase family protein yields the protein MKFLVLPGDGIGPEIVQAAVAVLEAANHRYALDLSFDYQEVGFVSLEKHGTTLREDVLQGARDYDGIILGTQSHADYPAPEKGGRNISGAFRVILDLYANVRPARTRPSIPSNMREGRTMDLVIMREATEGFYPDRNMTRGWAEMMPSPDMALSVRKITRHCSERIARRAFELARKRRKKVTAIHKANSFHMTDGLFLECAHKVAEEFPDVALDDMLVDASTAHLVRNPERFDVLVAENFYGDILSDLASELSGSLGLAGSIMAGDKLCCAQAQHGSAPDIQGQDKANPTSMILSVAMLLEWLGEQRALPTYADAGQAIHAAVDAVLADPATRTPDIGGKIGTQAFAAAVAKGI from the coding sequence ATGAAATTTCTCGTTCTACCCGGCGACGGCATCGGTCCGGAAATCGTCCAGGCAGCCGTCGCTGTCCTCGAAGCCGCCAATCACCGTTACGCCCTCGACCTGTCCTTCGATTATCAGGAGGTGGGTTTCGTCAGCCTCGAAAAACACGGCACCACCCTGCGGGAAGACGTGCTGCAGGGCGCGCGCGACTACGACGGCATCATCCTGGGCACGCAATCGCACGCCGACTACCCTGCCCCGGAAAAAGGCGGCCGCAATATCTCCGGCGCTTTCCGGGTGATCCTGGACCTGTACGCCAACGTGCGCCCGGCCCGCACCCGCCCGAGCATTCCCAGCAATATGCGCGAAGGCAGGACCATGGACCTGGTGATCATGCGCGAGGCCACCGAGGGGTTTTATCCAGACCGCAACATGACGCGCGGCTGGGCAGAAATGATGCCCTCGCCGGACATGGCCCTGTCGGTGCGCAAGATCACCCGCCATTGCAGCGAACGAATCGCCCGCCGCGCTTTCGAACTGGCGCGCAAACGCCGCAAGAAGGTCACCGCCATCCACAAGGCCAACAGCTTCCATATGACGGATGGCCTGTTCCTGGAATGCGCCCACAAGGTCGCTGAAGAATTCCCGGACGTCGCCCTGGACGACATGCTGGTCGACGCATCGACCGCCCACCTGGTTCGCAACCCCGAACGTTTCGACGTGCTGGTCGCAGAAAATTTCTACGGCGACATTCTTTCCGATCTGGCGAGCGAGCTGTCCGGCAGCCTGGGACTGGCGGGGTCCATCATGGCGGGCGACAAGCTTTGCTGCGCACAGGCGCAGCATGGCTCCGCGCCTGACATCCAGGGGCAGGACAAGGCCAACCCGACATCCATGATCCTGTCCGTCGCCATGTTGCTCGAATGGCTGGGCGAACAGCGCGCCCTGCCCACCTACGCCGACGCCGGCCAGGCCATCCATGCGGCGGTGGACGCGGTGCTCGCCGATCCGGCGACCCGCACGCCGGATATCGGCGGGAAGATCGGCACCCAGGCTTTCGCCGCGGCCGTTGCGAAAGGAATCTGA
- a CDS encoding cupin domain-containing protein, whose product MIKTSSNAVLLKPEAIKKHDRGGGASTTPLVTRGVGATAFITGYTEFAGGAKIPFHHHNCEESVMLVEGNAIFDIDGEEFVVKPQDVTFIPPNVPHRFRNASATEPMKILWIYGSQDATRTLVESGETRPIAAEHAN is encoded by the coding sequence ATGATCAAGACCTCTTCCAACGCGGTACTGCTGAAACCCGAAGCCATCAAGAAACATGACCGCGGCGGCGGCGCGAGCACCACGCCCCTCGTGACGCGGGGCGTCGGCGCCACGGCCTTCATTACCGGCTACACCGAATTCGCGGGCGGCGCCAAGATCCCTTTCCACCATCACAACTGCGAGGAAAGCGTGATGCTGGTCGAGGGCAACGCCATCTTCGATATCGACGGCGAGGAATTCGTCGTGAAGCCGCAGGACGTCACTTTCATTCCCCCCAACGTGCCGCATCGGTTTCGCAATGCGTCCGCCACCGAGCCCATGAAAATCCTCTGGATTTATGGGTCACAGGACGCCACCCGCACCCTGGTCGAGAGCGGCGAAACCCGCCCGATCGCCGCCGAGCACGCCAATTAG
- a CDS encoding GntR family transcriptional regulator: protein MAQTLQSQLATDILLRINAQGMAIGARLSERSLAEALRVSRSPVRTALRQLADQALIDPHPEGGFVVGQAALKIKPAELNDVSPDEAVYLRIAQERLDGLLPARVSENELMRRYGVTRSQLGDILRRISNEGWMERLPGHGWEFSEAMTSPAAYAQAYRYRILVEPACILEPDFQVDEAALRHCYAEQQALVKGEIERVSPAQIFDANTRLHETIATCSGNAFILDSLRRINRVRRLMEYRKAVDRKQALRRCEEHLVLIDLLLANKLAKAADMMREHLTAAAREKQGKVSASRR, encoded by the coding sequence ATGGCACAGACACTGCAATCACAACTCGCCACCGACATCCTGCTGCGGATCAACGCCCAGGGCATGGCCATCGGCGCGCGTCTGTCCGAGCGCAGCCTGGCGGAGGCCTTGCGGGTGTCGCGTTCGCCAGTGCGTACCGCGTTGCGGCAGCTGGCGGACCAGGCGCTTATCGATCCTCATCCGGAGGGTGGTTTTGTCGTGGGCCAGGCCGCGCTGAAGATCAAGCCCGCGGAACTGAACGACGTGTCGCCCGACGAGGCCGTCTACCTGCGCATCGCGCAGGAGCGTCTGGACGGTCTGCTGCCTGCCCGGGTTTCCGAGAATGAATTGATGCGCCGTTATGGCGTGACCCGTAGCCAGCTGGGCGATATTCTTCGGCGCATTTCGAATGAGGGATGGATGGAGCGGCTGCCCGGCCACGGCTGGGAATTCAGCGAGGCGATGACGTCGCCCGCGGCCTATGCCCAGGCGTATCGCTATCGCATCCTGGTCGAACCGGCCTGCATACTGGAGCCGGATTTTCAGGTGGACGAAGCCGCGTTGCGGCACTGCTACGCCGAGCAGCAGGCCTTGGTAAAAGGCGAAATCGAGCGTGTATCGCCCGCGCAGATATTCGACGCCAATACGCGCCTGCACGAAACCATCGCGACCTGCTCGGGCAATGCCTTCATCCTGGATTCCCTGCGCCGGATCAATCGCGTGCGGCGCTTGATGGAATACCGCAAGGCCGTCGACCGCAAGCAGGCCTTGCGCCGCTGCGAGGAGCATCTGGTGCTTATCGATCTGCTTCTGGCGAACAAGCTGGCCAAGGCAGCCGACATGATGCGCGAGCACCTGACGGCGGCGGCCCGCGAGAAGCAGGGCAAGGTCAGCGCGTCACGACGGTGA
- a CDS encoding HD family hydrolase, with the protein MTDLEKQLGFLREIDRLKSIVRQSPLLDRSRKENSAEHSWHLAMYALILSQYASGVVNPNRVIQMLLLHDIVEIDVGDFPIHGGSSSQVQAELESQAAVRLFGMLPDTQRDEFLGLWQEFENAGSDDARFAKALDRFQPLLINVFTDGGTWTESGVSLEQVFARYGPAIKTGAPALWAICERWVTEHFAR; encoded by the coding sequence ATGACGGATTTGGAAAAACAACTGGGTTTCCTGCGGGAAATCGATCGCCTCAAAAGCATCGTGCGGCAGTCGCCGCTGCTGGATCGAAGCCGCAAGGAGAATTCGGCCGAGCATTCCTGGCACCTGGCGATGTATGCCTTGATATTGAGCCAGTACGCCAGCGGTGTCGTGAATCCCAACCGGGTCATTCAGATGCTGCTGCTGCATGACATCGTCGAGATAGACGTCGGCGATTTTCCTATCCATGGCGGCTCTTCAAGCCAGGTGCAGGCGGAATTGGAGTCGCAAGCGGCGGTGCGCCTGTTCGGCATGTTGCCGGATACCCAGCGGGATGAATTCCTGGGCTTGTGGCAAGAGTTCGAAAACGCCGGCAGCGACGATGCGCGCTTCGCCAAGGCCCTGGACCGCTTTCAGCCTCTTCTTATCAACGTCTTCACCGATGGCGGAACGTGGACCGAGAGCGGGGTCTCGCTTGAACAGGTCTTCGCCCGTTATGGCCCCGCCATCAAGACCGGCGCGCCGGCGTTATGGGCCATCTGCGAACGCTGGGTGACCGAACACTTCGCCAGGTAG
- a CDS encoding TonB-dependent receptor codes for MNRNRSTPRLAPLAAFSRRSLSGNAAAALLGGLIFAAPSHAQHAPAQTPEARNYQIGAGSLTSVLTRFIAESGIVLAGSADLARDKASPGVSGRYTPEQGLAALLTGTGLHAVRNGRGAFVLETAPVTELAPVAVVGGAVGAATLPDAYAGGEVARGGRLGLLGNTDVMDAPFNITSYTSEFMTNRQAVTLADVLTKDSSVRFTGQIGGVTDSFFIRGFPISEGNLGEVAFDGVYGIAPNYHVFSTYVERAEVVKGPAALLYGMSPNSGVGGVVNIVPKRSLAEDLTRLTTDYGTGAQLGAQVDLSRRFGDERQWGIRVNALHRQGDTPLDKQYSKTDIGAVSLDYRGERLRASLDTIFQEEDIDAPTRPLLVASGIQVPDAPNGHRNVTQSWGWWKSHGQSALLHGEYDLTDKVTVFADAGGSHTGVSRLSDQTPTILNAQGDTTATPQNARFGVNRYTADVGLRARAETGPVSHNLSLQTSIYRDKVSQANNAGTAMLSNIYNPVASPEQNIARPGLPKVSSSQLTGVALADTLGILENRAQLTLGLRQQRIESDNFNATTGIRTSSYAKSAVTPLAGLVVKPWDNVSLYANYIEGLSKGDIAPATASNAGEAFKPYKAKQEEIGVKVDMGSAMVTLSAFQIRKPSGQLVGTVYEASGEQRNRGVELNLSGEPLKGLRLVGGVTYIDGKLTKSNVAANEGNRAVGVPEVMANLGAEVDIPWIPGASLNGNVIYTGKQYVNQANTQSVPSWTTFDLGARYTTKVYGKETTLRLTVLNVFNRAYWSGVASYGTISQGIPRTVMLSASMDF; via the coding sequence ATGAATCGTAATCGCTCCACCCCGCGCCTTGCCCCCCTCGCCGCTTTTTCCCGCCGCTCCCTGAGCGGAAATGCCGCCGCCGCATTGCTGGGCGGCTTGATATTCGCCGCGCCCTCGCACGCGCAACACGCGCCGGCGCAGACGCCGGAGGCACGCAACTACCAGATCGGCGCCGGCTCCCTGACCTCGGTCCTGACGCGATTCATCGCGGAATCCGGCATCGTATTGGCGGGCTCCGCCGACCTGGCCCGCGACAAGGCGAGCCCGGGCGTGTCCGGCCGCTATACGCCCGAGCAAGGCCTGGCCGCGCTATTGACCGGCACCGGCTTGCACGCGGTACGCAATGGCCGCGGCGCCTTCGTGCTGGAAACCGCGCCCGTCACCGAACTCGCGCCCGTGGCGGTGGTCGGCGGCGCGGTCGGCGCGGCGACGCTCCCCGACGCCTATGCGGGCGGCGAAGTGGCGCGCGGCGGCAGGTTGGGCTTGCTGGGTAATACCGACGTCATGGACGCACCTTTCAACATCACGAGCTATACGTCGGAATTCATGACCAATCGCCAGGCCGTTACGCTTGCCGATGTGCTCACCAAGGATTCTTCGGTCCGCTTTACCGGCCAGATCGGCGGCGTGACCGACTCCTTCTTCATTCGGGGCTTTCCGATCAGCGAAGGCAACCTGGGCGAAGTCGCGTTCGACGGCGTCTATGGCATCGCGCCGAATTACCATGTGTTCAGCACCTATGTCGAACGCGCGGAAGTGGTCAAAGGGCCTGCGGCGCTGCTTTACGGCATGTCGCCCAATAGCGGCGTGGGCGGCGTCGTGAATATCGTGCCGAAGCGATCGCTGGCCGAAGACCTTACCCGGCTGACGACGGACTACGGCACCGGCGCGCAGTTGGGCGCCCAGGTCGACCTTAGCCGTCGCTTCGGTGATGAGCGCCAATGGGGCATTCGGGTGAACGCCCTGCACCGCCAGGGCGACACGCCCCTGGACAAGCAGTATTCCAAGACCGACATCGGCGCGGTTTCGCTGGACTATCGTGGCGAGCGCCTGCGCGCATCCCTGGATACCATCTTCCAGGAAGAAGACATCGACGCGCCTACCCGTCCGCTACTGGTCGCGTCGGGCATACAAGTCCCCGACGCGCCCAACGGCCATCGCAATGTGACCCAGTCATGGGGATGGTGGAAATCGCATGGGCAATCCGCCTTGCTGCATGGCGAATATGACCTGACCGACAAGGTGACGGTGTTCGCGGATGCAGGCGGGTCCCACACGGGTGTTTCCCGCTTGTCGGATCAGACACCCACCATACTCAATGCGCAGGGCGACACCACGGCGACGCCTCAAAACGCCCGTTTTGGCGTCAACCGGTATACGGCCGACGTCGGTCTGCGCGCCCGCGCGGAAACGGGCCCGGTCAGCCACAACCTGTCCCTCCAGACCAGCATCTATCGCGACAAGGTCTCGCAAGCCAATAATGCCGGCACCGCGATGCTGTCGAATATCTACAACCCAGTCGCCAGCCCCGAACAGAATATCGCCCGCCCTGGTTTGCCCAAGGTGTCGTCGTCGCAGCTGACGGGTGTCGCGTTGGCCGACACGCTGGGCATCCTGGAAAATCGCGCCCAGCTGACCCTGGGCCTGCGCCAGCAGCGCATCGAGTCGGACAACTTCAACGCGACCACCGGCATACGCACGTCGTCGTACGCCAAAAGCGCCGTCACCCCGCTGGCTGGGCTTGTCGTCAAGCCGTGGGATAACGTGTCGCTGTATGCGAACTATATCGAGGGCTTGAGCAAGGGCGATATCGCGCCTGCCACCGCCTCGAACGCGGGAGAGGCCTTCAAGCCCTACAAGGCCAAGCAGGAGGAAATCGGCGTCAAGGTGGACATGGGCAGCGCCATGGTGACGCTTAGCGCCTTCCAGATCCGCAAACCCAGCGGCCAGTTGGTGGGCACGGTCTACGAAGCGAGCGGCGAACAGCGTAATCGCGGCGTGGAATTGAATTTGTCCGGCGAACCGTTGAAAGGCCTTCGGCTGGTCGGCGGCGTGACGTATATCGACGGCAAACTGACCAAGAGCAACGTGGCCGCCAATGAAGGCAATCGCGCGGTGGGCGTACCGGAAGTGATGGCCAACCTTGGCGCGGAAGTGGATATCCCCTGGATACCCGGCGCGTCCCTGAACGGCAACGTGATTTATACCGGCAAGCAGTACGTCAATCAGGCCAATACGCAGTCGGTGCCGTCCTGGACGACCTTCGATCTGGGCGCCCGTTACACCACCAAGGTCTATGGCAAAGAGACGACCTTGCGCCTGACGGTATTGAACGTCTTCAATCGCGCTTACTGGTCCGGGGTCGCTTCCTACGGCACGATTTCCCAAGGCATACCGCGTACCGTAATGCTGTCGGCTTCGATGGATTTCTGA
- a CDS encoding FecR domain-containing protein, producing MAAPLPSHTILQEAADWFASTRSSERSERDQQRFQAWLDQGEEQRTAWRYVEDVSRRFAPLQGGQEDQAAIGALKAVRKQQRRRHIIAGLALGGLATTLGWSVWRQGALQRWTLAHLADHRTRVGEVQSLTLPDGTRVWLNTDSALNVRYTTETRRVELVTGEVLIQTAQDATRPFIVNAGTARMTALGTRFTVRYGEDSTYLAVFEGRVALADGDRQQIINTGEQVTIGTDGVWHMGQASRAREAWANGVLLAEDIALGDLLRELGRYMPGHLGVSPEAAALRVVGGFPLRDPDQVLALITRVLPVQVEKPFPWWTTVELRATR from the coding sequence ATGGCCGCGCCACTGCCCTCTCACACCATTCTTCAGGAAGCCGCCGACTGGTTCGCGAGCACCCGTTCCAGCGAGCGCTCGGAGCGTGACCAGCAGCGCTTCCAGGCCTGGCTGGATCAGGGCGAGGAACAACGCACGGCATGGCGTTACGTCGAAGACGTCAGCCGCCGCTTCGCCCCATTACAGGGTGGCCAGGAAGACCAGGCCGCCATCGGCGCGCTGAAGGCCGTGCGCAAGCAACAGCGCCGCCGCCATATCATCGCCGGCCTGGCCCTGGGCGGACTCGCAACGACCCTGGGCTGGTCCGTCTGGCGCCAAGGCGCATTGCAACGCTGGACCTTGGCCCATCTGGCCGACCATCGCACTCGCGTCGGCGAGGTCCAGTCCCTCACGCTACCCGACGGCACGCGGGTCTGGCTCAACACGGACAGCGCACTGAATGTCCGCTACACCACCGAAACGCGCCGCGTCGAACTGGTCACGGGAGAAGTCCTGATCCAGACAGCACAGGACGCCACCCGGCCCTTCATCGTCAACGCCGGCACGGCGCGCATGACCGCCCTGGGAACGCGCTTCACCGTGCGCTACGGCGAAGACAGCACCTACCTGGCGGTTTTCGAAGGCCGGGTGGCGCTTGCTGACGGCGACCGCCAGCAGATCATCAACACTGGCGAGCAGGTGACCATCGGGACCGACGGCGTATGGCATATGGGCCAGGCCAGCCGAGCGCGCGAAGCCTGGGCCAATGGCGTGCTGCTGGCCGAGGATATCGCGCTGGGCGACCTGCTGCGGGAACTGGGCCGCTACATGCCGGGCCATCTGGGCGTGTCGCCCGAGGCAGCGGCACTGCGGGTAGTGGGTGGATTTCCGCTGCGCGATCCCGATCAGGTCCTGGCCTTGATCACACGCGTGCTGCCGGTGCAGGTGGAAAAGCCCTTCCCCTGGTGGACCACGGTGGAGCTACGTGCCACGCGTTGA
- a CDS encoding sigma-70 family RNA polymerase sigma factor produces the protein MSRHVGRRRSPHTQQLHALYRDHHGWLYAWLRRRLGNAADAADLAQDAFLRLLTRPRAFDGFEGERAYLSTMARGMCVDFWRRKEIEDAWLAAHAAVAEAVQPSAEHHAIVIETLCEIDTMLRQLPWKAAEAFIMAMAYGMSNQEIAAELGVSDRMVRKYVAQAMLHCLSLEVATAQALAAQA, from the coding sequence TTGAGCCGTCATGTCGGGCGTCGCCGATCCCCCCATACGCAGCAGCTGCATGCCCTCTACCGCGACCATCATGGCTGGCTGTATGCCTGGCTGCGTCGCCGCCTGGGCAATGCCGCGGACGCGGCGGATCTGGCGCAGGACGCGTTTCTACGCCTGCTGACCCGGCCGCGGGCTTTTGACGGCTTCGAAGGCGAGCGCGCCTACCTGAGCACGATGGCGCGCGGCATGTGCGTGGATTTCTGGCGCCGCAAGGAAATCGAAGACGCCTGGCTGGCGGCGCATGCCGCGGTCGCGGAGGCGGTGCAGCCCTCAGCCGAACATCACGCGATCGTGATCGAGACCCTGTGCGAGATCGACACCATGCTGCGCCAGCTGCCCTGGAAGGCCGCCGAGGCCTTCATCATGGCGATGGCCTATGGCATGAGCAACCAGGAAATCGCGGCCGAATTGGGCGTGTCCGACCGCATGGTGCGCAAGTACGTGGCGCAGGCCATGCTGCATTGCCTGTCGCTTGAAGTGGCGACAGCGCAAGCCCTCGCCGCGCAAGCCTGA